One segment of Sesamum indicum cultivar Zhongzhi No. 13 linkage group LG4, S_indicum_v1.0, whole genome shotgun sequence DNA contains the following:
- the LOC105159941 gene encoding binding partner of ACD11 1 — protein MSPTGYTAEVTSLSPNATEKDVYDFFAFCGAIEHVEIVRAGEYGCTAYVTFRNSHALDTAVLLSGATIVDQPVCIARWGQYEDDHDLWNHSSWRIEDESSTADSQGPRVVPSAGEAMSLAQDVVKTMVAKGYVLGKDALGKAKAFDESHQVSATAVAKVAELSERIGLTDKIFAGVEAARIVDQRYCISDTTKSAVAATSRTAVSAANAVVNSSYFSKGALWVSGALSRASQVAADLGSRGVNK, from the exons ATGAGCCCCACTGGTTATACAGCAGAAGTTACAAGCTTGTCTCCTAATGCGACAGAGAAGGatgtttatgatttttttgctttttgtgGTGCGATCGAACATGTAGAAATTGTCAG AGCTGGTGAATATGGATGCACAGCTTATGTTACATTCAGAAATTCTCATGCTCTGGACACTGCCGTCCTTCTCAGT GGAGCAACCATTGTGGATCAACCAGTATGCATAGCCAGATGGGGACAGTATGAAGATGACCATGACCTCTGGAATCATTCTTCATGGCGTATTGAAGATGAAAGTAGTACAGct GATTCTCAAGGCCCCCGAGTTGTTCCTTCTGCTGGGGAAGCCATGTCATTGGCTCAAGATGTAGTCAAAACGATGGTAGCTAAAGGATACGTACTCGGAAAAGATGCATTGGGCAAGGCAAAAGCATTTGATGAATCTCATCAGGTATCAGCAACTGCAGTAGCCAAGGTTGCAGAGTTGAGCGAAAGAATCGGTCTGACAGATAAGATATTTGCTGGGGTTGAAGCCGCCAGAATTGTGGACCAGAGGTACTGCATTTCCGATACTACAAAATCAGCAGTGGCTGCTACCAGCAGGACTGCAGTTTCTGCAGCAAATGCTGTGGTTAATAGTAGTTACTTCTCTAAGGGAGCTTTATGGGTATCCGGTGCTCTAAGCCGAGCTTCTCAAGTTGCTGCCGACTTGGGTAGTCGTGGTGTTAACAAATGA